In Nitrospirota bacterium, the sequence TCGTCGGCGGCTCCGCACCCCAGATGGCGGTGGAATTCGGCAGACGGGCGATCCCGGATGTTGAAAAGCCGACCTTCAGCGAGCTGGAAAACCAGGTCAGGGGCAAGGCAAAATGAGCGACCAGAAGTCCAAGATCATCATTAAAAAGGTGAAGAAGGTATCCGGCGGAGGAGGACACGGCGGGAGCTGGAAGGTTGCCTATGCCGACTTTGTGACGGCCATGATGGCCTTTTTCCTGCTCCTGTGGCTGATCACCATGGTCGCGCCCGAGAAGCGCGCGCGCATGTCGAACTACTTCAAGAGCTTCAGCATCTTCCAGCACAGCGGCACGTCGTTCATGGAGAAATCAAGCGAGCTGTTCAATCAGGCCGGCGAATCGCAGGACAAGCTCTCGGCCGACGCCCTGGCCAAGTTCCAGACCCGCAGCAAGGAGGAGGTCAAGGAGTCGATCAAGAAGGCCATTGAGGTCAAGCTGGGGGATATCAAGGACCAGATCATGGTCGATGTGTTCGAGGGGGGGGTGCGGATCCAGCTGGTGGACAAGGCGGGCAAACCCATGTTCGACCTCGGCTCGCCCGAACCCACGCCGCTCGCCACCCGGATCATGCAGGTGCTGGGCGACCAGATCAAGGCCATGCCGAACCCGGTCTCCGTGGAGGGCCACACCGATTCCCTGGCCTTCCGGTCGTCAGCGACGCGCGGCAACTGGGAGCTTTCCACCGAACGGGCGCTCTCGGCAAAGAAGCAGCTCGAAGGCTACGGCCTGAACCCCAACCGCCTGACCCGGGTCGCCGGCTACGCCGATACGGTCCCTTTCATCCAGGAAGACCCCGAGGACCCGCGGAACCGCAGGATCAGCATCATTCTCCTCTTTCCCCAGGCCCCGCCCGCCATCTCTTCCCGATAGGACAGTCAGCCTGCCTGCTCCCCCGGACTCCGATCCAACGCACCCCGGACCTTCTTCAGAAGTTCGGACGGAGCAATGGGTTTCAGGATCATCTCGGCACCGTCTCCGAGGAGCCCCTTTTGCTTGATGACATCGGCCGGGTAGCCGCTCATGAACAGAATCCTGGTACCTGGCACCGTCTTCCTGACCGCGTTCATCACCTCGCCGCCGTTCATGCGCGGCATGATCGCGTCGCACAGAACGAGCCGGATGCTGTCCCTGTTCTCCAGGAACCGCTCCAGGGCGTCTTTGCCGTCGACGGCCGTGATCACCGTGTAGCCGAATTCCGAGAGCGTCGCTTTCACGAGCGCCCTCATGGCCTCATCGTCTTCCGCAACAAGAATGGTTTCAGTCCCCCGCAGATGATCGCCCGCCAGGGGTCGGGCTGCCTTCTCCACGCGGGCCTCGTCCGCTCTATCCAGGAGCGGCAGGTAGATCTTGAACGTCGTGCCCATTCTCGGCTCGCTGTAGCAATGGATGAACCCGCCATGCTGCTTAATGATGCCATAGACCATCGAAAGGCCGAGCCCGGTGCCCCGCCCGAGGTCCTTCGTGGTGAAGAAGGGCTCGAAGATCTTTTCCCTGGTCTTCTCGTCCATGCCGGCGCCGGTGTCGGCGACAGAGAGTACGACGTATTTCGAATCCTTGCCGTTCCTTGCCTCTTCGCCGAGGGCATCGGATTCAACAACGGCCGTTTCCAGGGACAAGAGACCCCCCTGTTGCATGGCATCGCGGGCATTCGTTGCCAGGTTCATCAGGACCTGCTCGATCTGGCCGGAGTCGGCATTCACGATGACCGGGCCGGGTGCCAGCGCGGTCCGGAGGTCGATGTCTTCGCCGATGATCCTCTGGAGCAGTTTTTCGACGCGCCTGATGTTCTCATTGATATCGATCGGTGCCAGGCTGGTTATCTGTTTTCTGCTGAAGGTCAGCAGGCTCCGGGTGAGGCTTGCGGCCCGGTCGGTTCCGGAGAGTATCTGGTCGACAAAAGGCCTGCCAGGGTCGTTCTCATGCATTCTCATGAGGAGCAATGAAGCATAGCCCACGATCGCGGACAGGATGTTGTTGAAGTCATGGGCGATGCCGCCCGTGAGCTGGCCGACGGCCTCCATTTTCTGCGCCTGGCGGAGCTGGCTTTCGAGCTTCTTTTTCTCGGAGATGTCGAGGAGCGCCCCGATGATCGCCGGTTTGCCAAAATAAAATGCTCGGGAGCCATACGTTTCGATATGGACGATTTCGCCCGTTGCCTTTTGCCCCCTGAATTCATAATTGGTGAACTGCTTCTCGCCGGAGATCCTTTTTTCAATGTTCTCCGTGACGATATGCCAGTCTTCGGGTACAACGAGATCCCGGGGTCTCTTATGCTCGATGATATCGTCAACACTGAAACCGAACATCTCCCCAAGCCGCGGGTTCACATACTTGAATGCATCGTCCTGTATGATGTACGTGCCTACCAGCGACTGCTCGGCCAGACTTCTGAATTTATTCTCCGATTCCTTGAGCTGTTCCTCGAAGAGCTTGTGCTCCGTAACGTCCGTCATGATATGAACGCCGCCGACAAGCCTGCCGGACTGGTCGATGATCGGATCGGCTGTGACGCTGAACCAGCGTCTGAGCATCTGCTGGACCGAGGTCTCCCTGCGGCGGGATCGCAGCATCTTCCGGAAAGGGCAGTCGTCGATACGTTCATCTGCGCCATGGATCACTTCCCAGCAGGGATGGCTGACGATCTCCTGCGGGTACCTGTCCAAGAGCTCGATCATTTCCTTGTTGCACCGCTGGATCGTTCCGTTCTGGTCTATGATGCTGACCGCGTCATGGATGGCGTCAAAGGTGTTGTTCCACATCTGAACGGACGACCGGAGTTCCGCCTCCATCCGCTTTCGGGCTGTAATGTCCGCAAACATCCCCAGAAGGCACTCTTCGCCCGCAAGCTCGATCCGCTCTGCCGATATGAGCAGGTCTCCGGTTTCACCTGTCTTTCGGCGGAATTTCGCTTCAAGATTCTGGACGCGCCCCAGCTCGCGCAGCGTTTTCGCCATAGCTGCCCGGTCTTCGACATTGACCCATTGCTGAAGCTCGACCGATGTATGGCCGATGACCTCCTGACGGTCAAACCCATAGACGCTCAGGAAAGCGTCATTCGCATCGTAGATCGTGCCGTCGGAAAGCCGGGAGATCACGATGCCGATCGGGCTGCTGTGAAAAACCGTCGAGAAACGCGACTCGCTCTCCCGCAGCGCATCCTCGGTGCGGAATTTCGCCAAAGCCACGGCAAGCTGGTCCGCCAGCCTCTCCCAGGCACTGATCGTCTCCCGGGAGAAAGCCCCTGTCCGTCGGTCGTTCAACTGCAGAAGCCCCAATCGCTGATCACCGAGGCGCAGGGGAAGCAGTGCCACCGACTCGTATCCCTCGCCGTTGCACCGGTTGCGCGTGCGCGCCTGCCGGTCCGCTTCGGTGGTGCTGCGCAGGAGCTCCGTTGTGTTGTTGCTCCAGAAGCTCCCGTGCTCCGTGAAGAACGGTTTTGAGGGGTTGAATCGCCCGCAGATCACCTTGCCGCACATGCATTCGAGAATGGGATTGCCTTCTTTGTCCCGGATCATGCAGTCTGCACTGTCCCGTGCGCAGAGTCTGCTCTCCGCAAGGACGAATTCCTCGGGGAATCCCCGGGCCTCGAAGTAAGGATAGTCCTCACCTTCACGCAGCCGGATGCCGACCGCCTCGCACCCGGATTGCTGCTGGAAAAAGGTCGTGGCCGCCCTGATCAGGTCCTGCGTCCCTGTGCTTTCATT encodes:
- a CDS encoding flagellar motor protein MotB, whose amino-acid sequence is MSDQKSKIIIKKVKKVSGGGGHGGSWKVAYADFVTAMMAFFLLLWLITMVAPEKRARMSNYFKSFSIFQHSGTSFMEKSSELFNQAGESQDKLSADALAKFQTRSKEEVKESIKKAIEVKLGDIKDQIMVDVFEGGVRIQLVDKAGKPMFDLGSPEPTPLATRIMQVLGDQIKAMPNPVSVEGHTDSLAFRSSATRGNWELSTERALSAKKQLEGYGLNPNRLTRVAGYADTVPFIQEDPEDPRNRRISIILLFPQAPPAISSR
- a CDS encoding PAS domain S-box protein, with product MRSITHFIFQKIKTTNMWLLLLIAVIASEIFTALMNAFLGLLWWGSVSYDLLKIGTIDAFVVPSLVAPLLLSMVRLTDRLLQDSEQKYRALMKDAGEAILLTDLDGRIVEVNRRAEELSGYTKNELIAMEISRLHPADEAEKALRSFAEAVARGGVVISDVHILRKDAAKVPVEITGTITIIDYGGKKISQAIIRDVTESRKAEAELRRHHHHLEELVDERTAELQGSERSYHSLFENMLDGFSYCRMLYDEGRPQDFVYLDVNPSFERLTGLRNVVGKKVSEVIPGIREAHPDLFEVYGRVALTGRPERFEIYVDALGKWFTTSVYSPEKEHFVAVFDNITERRSAEEKLRASEEMFSSIFVNIGIGIALINPQMEIVSMNPVMKKWFPHVDDGQRPICYKSFNVPPGKVVCSYCPTVRSLQDGKIHASITETPTPEGIRYYKVISAPVLAPDGSVSAAIEAVEDITEFKRAENALSKSEKRFRSLFENMVEGFAHCRMVFANGEPTDFIYLDVNKTFESLTGLTSVVGKKVTEVIPGIREADPKLFEIYGRVALTGTPERFEMFVAALQMWFSISVYCPQPEHFVAVFDVITGRKRAEQERERTIDFLRLVNESTGTQDLIRAATTFFQQQSGCEAVGIRLREGEDYPYFEARGFPEEFVLAESRLCARDSADCMIRDKEGNPILECMCGKVICGRFNPSKPFFTEHGSFWSNNTTELLRSTTEADRQARTRNRCNGEGYESVALLPLRLGDQRLGLLQLNDRRTGAFSRETISAWERLADQLAVALAKFRTEDALRESESRFSTVFHSSPIGIVISRLSDGTIYDANDAFLSVYGFDRQEVIGHTSVELQQWVNVEDRAAMAKTLRELGRVQNLEAKFRRKTGETGDLLISAERIELAGEECLLGMFADITARKRMEAELRSSVQMWNNTFDAIHDAVSIIDQNGTIQRCNKEMIELLDRYPQEIVSHPCWEVIHGADERIDDCPFRKMLRSRRRETSVQQMLRRWFSVTADPIIDQSGRLVGGVHIMTDVTEHKLFEEQLKESENKFRSLAEQSLVGTYIIQDDAFKYVNPRLGEMFGFSVDDIIEHKRPRDLVVPEDWHIVTENIEKRISGEKQFTNYEFRGQKATGEIVHIETYGSRAFYFGKPAIIGALLDISEKKKLESQLRQAQKMEAVGQLTGGIAHDFNNILSAIVGYASLLLMRMHENDPGRPFVDQILSGTDRAASLTRSLLTFSRKQITSLAPIDINENIRRVEKLLQRIIGEDIDLRTALAPGPVIVNADSGQIEQVLMNLATNARDAMQQGGLLSLETAVVESDALGEEARNGKDSKYVVLSVADTGAGMDEKTREKIFEPFFTTKDLGRGTGLGLSMVYGIIKQHGGFIHCYSEPRMGTTFKIYLPLLDRADEARVEKAARPLAGDHLRGTETILVAEDDEAMRALVKATLSEFGYTVITAVDGKDALERFLENRDSIRLVLCDAIMPRMNGGEVMNAVRKTVPGTRILFMSGYPADVIKQKGLLGDGAEMILKPIAPSELLKKVRGALDRSPGEQAG